A DNA window from Anastrepha obliqua isolate idAnaObli1 chromosome 5, idAnaObli1_1.0, whole genome shotgun sequence contains the following coding sequences:
- the LOC129249179 gene encoding uncharacterized protein LOC129249179, whose amino-acid sequence MFFKINANQFSLILISTDSSSLNMPEILTTVPQLTLTIENLSETDGIATDRSTTPTSGTPGRSIRLRTAHEDATKRKQHHTNNGQSKRSRRSGGRRNQKKASMKVGSPQKCSTALCLKSQIPRALLLTPSSSSASLITNASRNISPEPNAKTNRSEYKALKSLTTTTEDQPSTASRSVPPQPSCNDTCSNLKFVTTAPKLPTNQISLKQQFTVASLNFRIRKSVTQMDLKRTRRDNISNYQVLASSQSQSISGLSNDSRALMTNSTTDIVGMIGGSSQSSLVKKIFGQNNYYYVIQDRDPKVAGMRIFATIMLNAWRKRRDEVKRLMEEVNDLKRGSIKAKNQLHVFNTLFRVEQKRNDELSVQLKRSLEDINNTKSSCESLTTSLISLNADKAVLEQQIQIKEQEFDSLNAILTQTKSELFKAMSQQRELQANLSREQRKVQALEAQKNELINEICEVNNESLLKEEKLHNEIKEKDDALATALSKLESLELEISEQKQKTLVLEDCLEVEASLRKEVTSLSHEVETLKQCLAATLGNRLHTYWTKSITYQRATLQLLHWIAYCTLPATPPPKITTFPFGLTLEKALSIVKP is encoded by the exons TAATACTAATTTCAACCGACTCAAGCTCTCTCAATATGCCGGAAATACTAACCACTGTTCCACAACTAACGCTGACCATCGAGAATTTAAGCGAGACGGACGGTATCGCCACAGATCGTTCGACCACCCCTACCAGCGGTACACCCGGCAGGAGTATCAGACTTAGAACTGCCCATGAAGATGCAACTAAACGCAAGCAACATCACACGAATAACGGACAGAGTAAAAGATCGCGCAGATCTGGTGGTCGTCGAAATCAAAAGAAAGCGTCAATGAAAGTTGG TTCACCGCAAAAGTGCTCTACCGCCCTCTGTTTGAAATCTCAAATTCCTCGTGCCTTGTTACTCACGCCGTCATCATCGTCAGCATCGCTTATCACAAACGCCTCCCGCAATATATCGCCAGAGCCAAATGCCAAAACGAATAGGTCTGAGTACAAGGCCTTAAAATCACTCACAACCACAACTGAAGATCAGCCGTCTACTGCGTCGCGCTCGGTGCCACCGCAGCCAAGCTGTAACGATACTTGCAGTAACCTCAAATTTGTAACGACAGCACCAAAACTACCCACAAACCAGATTTCCTTGAAGCAACAATTCACAGTTGCCTCTCTGAATTTCCGAATACGAAAGTCGGTTACGCAAATGGATTTGAAGCGCACACGTCGCGACAACATCAGCAACTACCAAGTATTAGCCTCGTCACAGTCGCAGTCGATAAGTGGGCTTTCAAATGACTCCAGGGCTTTGATGACGAATAGCACTACTGACATAGTCGGTATGATCGGAGGCTCCAGTCAATCCTCACTGGTGAAGAAAATTTTCGGTCAGAACAACTACTATTATGTGATACAGGATCGCGATCCGAAGGTAGCGGGAATGCGTATTTTCGCAACCATTATGTTGAACGCCTGGCGAAAGCGGCGGGATGAGGTCAAACGTCTTATGGAAGAAGTTAACGATTTAAAGCGTGGC TCAATAAAGGCCAAGAACCAGTTACACGTCTTCAATACGCTCTTTCGTGTTGAGCAAAAGCGTAATGATGAGCTGAGTGTTCAGCTGAAACGCTCACTAGAAGATATCAACAACACAAAGTCTTCTTGCGAGAGTCTCACCACTTCGCTCATCAGTCTAAATGCGGATAAAGCAGTGCTCGAACAACAGATACAAATTAAAGAGCAGGAATTTGATAGTCTCAACGCGATACTCACCCAGACTAAATCAGAACTATTTAAAGCAATGTCGCAACAACGAGAACTTCAGGCCAATTTGTCCAGGGAACAACGAAAGGTGCAAGCCTTAGAGGCACAAAAGAATGAGCTAATTAATGAG ATTTGCGAAGTTAACAACGAATCACTACTAAAGGAGGAGAAACTACATAATGAAATTAAGGAGAAAGATGACGCGTTAGCTACGGCGCTGAGCAAATTGGAGTCACTAGAATTGGAAATCTCTGAGCAGAAACA GAAAACATTAGTTTTGGAGGACTGCTTGGAGGTAGAGGCCAGTTTGCGGAAGGAAGTAACCAGTCTTTCGCACGAGGTGGAAACTTTGAAGCAGTGTTTGGCCGCTACATTAGGCAATCGTCTGCACACCTATTGGACCAAGTCGATCACGTACCAGCGCGCCACTTTGCAACTGTTGCATTGGATCGCATATTGCACACTGCCTGCAACGCCCCCACCAAAGATCACCACGTTCCCATTTGGACTCACTTTAGAGAAGGCGCTTAGTATTGTCAAACCTTAA